CGTTTGGATTTCATACAAAACGCGGGGTAATTCTTCCAATAAATCGGAGGCAATCATACCCGCCATCGCATTCCGTTTAATGTATCGGTCAGAGGCTTTGCCGGCCAAAAAATAACCACAAACAGCCGCCTCGAATGGTGGAAGCCCTTGTGCCAATAAACCCGCCACGCATCCCGCCAATACATCCCCTGTTCCTGCGGATGCAGCAGCCGGATTTCCCGTTGGGTTGATAGAAACCCGGCCATCGGGAGAAGCTACTAGCCCCGGAAAACCTTTGAGCAAAATGACACAGTTCCACTCTTGTGCATACTTCCGAACGAGCGAGAAACGAGCCGCCTCGTCTAACTGGGGATCACCGACCAATTTCTTGAACTCTCCCCAATGTGGGGTAAGTACCCATTTTCCTTGTGCATGTTTTTGAAGCAGATTCGGACTTTCGGCCAACGCTGTCAGACCATCGGCGTCTATTACCATCGGATCCGGATATTGTGTAAGCCAGTATCTAATAAATTGTTTGGTCGAAATGGCACGGCCCAATCCTGGCCCAACCAACATGGCCCGTGCTTTTTCCAAACGTTTTTGTACCACTTCCAAGCCAGATGGATCCAACCCACCGTCGGGTGCTTCAGGAAGGGCAAGGGTCATGGCCGTAGTAAATTTACGGGCGAGGATGGCTTGTGAGGCCGAAGACGTGGCACAAATTACGCCACCAGCTCCTACACGTTCCGCAGCCCATGTACACAACGTAGCCGCTCCGGTCATCTCCGGTGATCCGGCCAAAGTCATCAGATAACCGACACGATACTTATGATCCAGATTGGTGCGCACAGGTATCATTTTCTGTACCCATTTTTCTGTAGGAAGCCATGCACCGCCTTCAGAACGGGCCTGTTCTTGTATAAGATGTGCTGGAATACCGATTTCCAAAAGATCCAGACCTCCTGTAAAGTTGCCGCCCTCTCCCAGCCACAAACCTGTTTTATAGGCGGCAATAACATAGGTATGGCGTGCCTTTACGGCAACTCCGAGCGCGTACCCCGTGGTAGCATCCAAGCCACTCGGCACGTCCACCGAGACAATAGGTTCTGACTGTTGGTTGAGCCACTGAATGATGGATGCATGGGGTTCTCTTACATCCGAATGCAGGCCCGTGCCAAGTAAGGCATCCACCCATACATCTGGCCGAGGCAAACTATACAATACTTCGGGGCCCGAATAATACCAAAAGTGTAAGGGGGCAGTGGGGTCTTTTTGCTGGATCTCGGCAAGTAATAGAAGGTTTTGGCGGACGTCGGGTGTGGCTTCTTCAGGTGTACCGACAAATACCACCCTTGTACGAATGCCTTGTGCTACCAGATTTCGGGCGATGACCAAACCATCGCCACCATTGTTGCCTTTTCCACAGAGGATATTGACCTGACGTGGTTGGAATTGCTGTTTGATACATTGGGCTGTGGCGCGTCCAGCAGATTCCATGAGGGTAAAACCGGGAATGCCAAACTGCTGAATGGTGGCCTCGTCTGCCCGTTGCATGGCCGCAGAGGAGAGAAGGGGGATCATGTGTGCTCAGATTTTTTTTAGTGAAGGTGTTGTATCTAAAATAGCATGATCTCCCAAAAAAACCGAATAAAACACGATAAAGAAATGGTCGTTAGGCAATTTTGTAGGGAATGGCCTTGTAAGCAAAAAGAGTACGTTTCAAGTAGGGGCCTTGAAGGGGCAAAATCAAGCAACGTCATTTCTGACGGAACACGCACATTGATATAAAAGAAAATTTTGAAATACGATGTACAAAAAGCATTTGTACAAGGCGGATATTAGCAGTACCAAACCCTCAACCTTCAACGAGTTTGCAGGGCAACGCATTGGTCTTCCCGAAAAGCGATACGCTTGAACTCGCCGAAGCCTCACCTTCCCTGATACAAAATCCATACTAGTGGCTGGCGTTTCTTCGCTCTTGGTCTTAGATGCGGTCTGACAAATTAAAGTCTTCCAAAATTTCCCATTCTCCGCCGTCCTTTTGTTCAATAAGGCTAATTTTCTTAAAATTAAGTTTTATTGGCAACTTTATTGTTCTCACTTTTTTAAAAATCTTGTCTGTACAAGTTGAGTTTCTTGGATGCATCAAAGTTATATGTGCATTTTGTTTTATTGGATTATGAACAAGTCCATTCAAAATTTGTTTGCGCAAATTGTCAAACTCTTCATTGTCGCTGGTTGCAGGGAGAAAAAGTCCTTTCCCATTATCAAATCTTTCTACTTTTTCAAATTCAATATTAATATCAATAT
The genomic region above belongs to Bacteroidetes Order II. bacterium and contains:
- a CDS encoding NAD(P)H-hydrate dehydratase → MIPLLSSAAMQRADEATIQQFGIPGFTLMESAGRATAQCIKQQFQPRQVNILCGKGNNGGDGLVIARNLVAQGIRTRVVFVGTPEEATPDVRQNLLLLAEIQQKDPTAPLHFWYYSGPEVLYSLPRPDVWVDALLGTGLHSDVREPHASIIQWLNQQSEPIVSVDVPSGLDATTGYALGVAVKARHTYVIAAYKTGLWLGEGGNFTGGLDLLEIGIPAHLIQEQARSEGGAWLPTEKWVQKMIPVRTNLDHKYRVGYLMTLAGSPEMTGAATLCTWAAERVGAGGVICATSSASQAILARKFTTAMTLALPEAPDGGLDPSGLEVVQKRLEKARAMLVGPGLGRAISTKQFIRYWLTQYPDPMVIDADGLTALAESPNLLQKHAQGKWVLTPHWGEFKKLVGDPQLDEAARFSLVRKYAQEWNCVILLKGFPGLVASPDGRVSINPTGNPAAASAGTGDVLAGCVAGLLAQGLPPFEAAVCGYFLAGKASDRYIKRNAMAGMIASDLLEELPRVLYEIQTSTT
- a CDS encoding 2'-5' RNA ligase family protein gives rise to the protein MISNIRRQLTLFVEPKDAEAIEQIRQEFNPIQFKIIKAHITLCREDEIENIEKIKSNILCLAHIDINIEFEKVERFDNGKGLFLPATSDNEEFDNLRKQILNGLVHNPIKQNAHITLMHPRNSTCTDKIFKKVRTIKLPIKLNFKKISLIEQKDGGEWEILEDFNLSDRI